The DNA sequence TATTTTTAGCCAGGAAATTTGTTAGTTTTCCAAAAACTGTACTCtgtttgaaattttggtatGTCTAGTTAATCTTTGTAGAACAGAAATTGATTCCCACCTTTTGCACATTCCAAGTGTGGTATTAAAGCTGAAGGCCACTCCTAGCCCGTCGACTACACTTCCGTTCCATTCCTCAAAGTTGATAAGGGGATGCCAAATTCAGTACTCCATTTTGGGAGTGTCTGGATATTTGTGGTTGAGAGGCGTTTGGTAGATAGGTGGACACCTCaattgatttaaatgttgaggATGTTTAATGATCCATTCTTCTTCACTGGTAGCCATCTTGGCGCAGGTTGTCATGGTATaggattattatttatatgctTATTTTGTTTGCAGTTCAAAATGACAGCCAAAGCCATCGTATCTGCTGTTGTGGGATCATTTGCACTTGCTTGGGCATTTGATCACTTTATTGCAGACAAGAAGATATTCGGAGGCAAGTCAAGTTATAGTTGTCATTTAAAGacttaaaattgttttcttattctaattttatgatttttttcacTCAGGTACTACCCCATCGACCGTTGCAAGAAAAGAATGGTGGGAAGAAACTGACAAGAAGTTTCA is a window from the Ziziphus jujuba cultivar Dongzao chromosome 11, ASM3175591v1 genome containing:
- the LOC107432373 gene encoding uncharacterized protein LOC107432373, translating into MTAKAIVSAVVGSFALAWAFDHFIADKKIFGGTTPSTVARKEWWEETDKKFQAWPRTAGPPVVMNPISRQNFIVKSSTEQ